TCCTGTAAACCTCCCCATTTTTCCAGCATATTGCCGATCAACCGTTCCATATCGCGCAAAGAAACCATGTCTTTGGGCGGTTCGACGGCTTCTATGATGTCAAACTCAGTTGAATTGGGCAGTTCAATATTGCCGTGTTGAATAAATGTAACCTGATAAGTTGTCGGAGAAACTCGAGTAATCACTCCAATACCAAACTGTGTGTGTTTTACCCGAGAACCGATACCAAGCGAAACCGGAGTCATAAATGAAATTATTTTACAAGTTATGGAATGGGGTCAAATATAATATAAAAAAGCAACTACTCGGGTTGAGTATAAACAGTTAATTCAGGATTAGGCAAAAAAGCGAATGCCTGAAAAGCTTTCAAGATACAGTTACCCTGCTTGATGGTGGTATCAAAAATGGAGCGCAACATCGCATAAGCAACTTTTGCGGACTTGATCTGACCGGAGATTTTCTGTTTAACTTTCAGGTTTCTGATGCCACTTTCAGAAGCGTTATTGTGAAAAGGAAAGTGGCGGTTATAGAGGAAGGCGGTTCAATGTTCTCTGATTTTTGTTCATTGCTTTACAATAAGCAGCGGTTTTAGGACTTTTTTGCTCATCAATATTGGGTAAATTGCAAATCAGCAAAATGCCTTTGATTTGAAGGCAGATTTTTTAAAATCGGGGATTACTGTTTTTGAGTAGTTGTGCAACAGTTACAGATGATAGCGGTAGGTTTTCATCTTGTCGTCAAGCGAGCTTTACTGTTTGGTTATGCAACTCCACATTGAAACTTATCTTTGCGTTAAGTGCTTTAAATACTTTTATGATTGTTTCAAATCTTGCGTCGGTCAGACTGTTTTCAAGTTTTGAAATTTGGGCTTTTTGAACACCTACAAGTCGTCCAAGTTCTTCTTGTGTCAAGTTACGTTCTAAACGTGCTTGTCTTATTGCTTCACCAAGCAAGTCAAGTCTTAACTCGTTTTCAAAAGATTCTCTCTTTAGTGTCCCGCGTTTTCCGATGTGTTTTTCTGTAATCTCATCTAAACTGTAAGTTTTTAATCCTTGCTTTTTCATTTTTTCTTGTCTTTAAGTTTAAAATACTTTTTTCTTAAACGTTCTGCTTTGTCCAAATCACTTTGAGGCGTTTTATCTATTTTCTTTATCAGTCCGTGTGTTGATATTACAACAGTGTCGGTCTTTTCTGATTTGTCCCAAAAAGCAAATAGTCTATAATGGGTTTTATTAAACAGTGTTCTAAACTCCCAAATTTCATCGGACAGTTTTCTGAAAAGCTCTTTGTCATTTGAAAACCTTGCTTTTGCAGAGCTTCCCGAATTTTCAGTATTGGGTAAATTGCAAATCAGCAAAATGCCTTTGATTTGAAGGCAGATTTTTTAAAGGTTGGGTATTTAGTGGTTTTTGGGTAGTTGTGCAACAGTTACCGATAATAGCGGTAGGTTTATTTCTTCTTATTACTTTTCAAGTTTACTCAAATCTATTTGTCCTACAATTTTTAGTCAATCGTTTTGTTTGACAAGTTCCGTTTGTTTAAAATCGCTTTCAACTGTCAATCCGTTTGTTTTGTGTTCTTTTAATTCTCTTAACTGTATGTCTATTGCTGTGTCGTTGGATTTGATAAAATATTTCATTTCAGAAAGCCCAAAAACGTTTACGTTGTCGTGTCCTGAAACATAGCTGTTGTTTTCTATGTAGTTTTCGTCATTAAATAACGTCTTTTCAATGTCTTTTGCGTTTAAAATTTTTGCGTTGCCAAAGTTGTTTTTATACGAAAGTCCAATTTTGTTGATGAAATTGTTGTTTTGAATAGTCGTATATGGGTGCAAAACAATCAAATAGTCCTTTGCTCTGCTGATAGCAACATTGTAAATGTATTCTTTTGACAAAAGTGCTTTTTCGTGTCCTGAATAAAAATAGTTGTTCGGGTTACAAACAAAAAACACAATATCACATTCATCGCCTTGAAAACCGTGAACCGTGTCGGAAAGCACTTTTACATTTTCAGAAATACCGTAAGATGTTATCAATTTATTGAGCAAAATTGCTTGTGCTTTGTATGGTGCAATTAATCCGATTGTCCATTGTTCGTATTCATTGATTGCGTCAAAATATCTGACAATTTCAGAAACTAAAATTGCACAATAAGTATGATATGAACTGTAAAATAACTTGTTTAATTTGTAAATAGAATTGTCTTGATTTAGCGGAATATCAACAAATGTTACGTTTTCCGAAATCAAGCTTTTAAATTTTTCTGGTAATTGTTTGCTTTCTTTTCTGTTCGTTTTTCTGTCGTGTTTTAATAGGCTTGAATAGGAAAGTTCGCTAAAAAGTTGTCCGATTTGTGGAATACTGCGGAATTGCGTATCCAAATTTTGAATTGTATCATTTTTTCTAATTGTCTGTTCTTCGGGATCAAAACTTTCAAGGTTCATCATTTTGTAAATGTTTTCGTCTTGAAAATCAAAATTTTCCAATTCTTTTTCGTCAATTTCAATAACAGGTGGAATTTGTTTCGGGTCGCCAGCAATGATGAAATTTGTGTTTGGATTTGTTTTGAATAAAGCCATTATTGCAAATGTGATGTAATGCAATCCTGTCATTGAGGCTTCATCAAAAATTACATAATCAAAGCTTCTGTGTTTAAAAAGTTTGTATTCAAAATTTTCTCCGTCTTTTTCGCCATTGATTTCAAAGTAGGGTAAACGATGAATTGTTGAAGTAACGACGTTTATGTTGAGTAGTGATTTGTTGTCTAATGTGTCAACATAAATACCACTTTCTTCTAATTCAGGGTCGGTTGGGCGACTTAAACGAACAGTGTAAATATCAGGATTAATGTCTTGCAATTTCTTACAAACTACGTCTGCTGCTTTGTTGGTTGGTGTAAGCACCAAAAATTTTGCATTTGAGTTTTCAGCTAAAATGTCGTTTATATTATTGCAAAGTGTTGTTGTTTTACCTGTTCCCGGTGGTCCATAGATGAAATTCAAAGAAGGCATTGCTTCTTGAATGTCTTGCCACTCATCAATGTATTTGTTATTTGTGAACGATTTGTATAATCTTTCAAGCAGGTCAATAATTGGTGTAAAGATGATTTCAACTTTAAAAATGTTTGAAAGACGGGAAAGCGTATTGCTCGACAATGGTTCACGGCAATAAATCAACAAATCTTGTCCTTTTTTAGAAACGCCTTCAACGGTTAAATTTTCTCTTTTGCCGTTTCCAAAAACAAGCGAAACTTTTAAATCATCTGCATTTTCAATTTCAGGCGATATGTAGCTACTCGCACCACAAAGCAAAAAGTATTTATTGTCTGCTTTGTAGGGCTTAATTTCTTGAAATGAAATTGATTTTTGTTTCTGTGTGTCTTGCTTTTCTCCGTAAGTAGTAAGCAACTGCAAATACGCTTTAAACCAATCGTATGAATATTTTACGCTGTTGTTGATTTTATTTGCTAAACCAACTCTGCTTTTTTTGATTTCAAGTTGCTTTTTTAAATCTTCAATTCCTTTTGCAAGTTCTTCAACTTCGTCAAAGTCAGGTAATGTATTTGTTTTTTCTATTTCAGTTTTTGGTTTTAATACAGATTCTGAAAGATTTTCTAAACTTTCAATCGCACCTTCTAAATCGTCTGTATCAACCTCTGTATTTGTTCTCGATGTTTTACGTTCTGCCTTGCGTTTTTCCTTTTCTCTTTTTTCTTCTAATGCTTTTCTTGCTTCTTCCGCTTCTTCTTCGCTTTCAAATTTTTGGGCAATTCTTTCGGTTTCGGTTAAAATAACAGTTGGCTTAAACCCAAGTAAACGTTCTAATTCTACATTTTTTTCGTAGCCGTCAGCTAATTCATTTACGGTAATTTCGCTTGGTGCTACAAATTCACCTCTATTAGACAAAAGCCATTTTCTTTTTTTTAGTAGAGCTAGTGTTGTAGATTCAAAAGATTGATATTGTTGAGAGTAATAAAAATACTTATGAACTCCATCTAGGCTAGTCAACTTAAGCTTACCCAAAATATTCCATAACAAGTATGATTTATAATTATCAATGCTTTTTAGTATTTCTTTGCAACCGTCAATAACTTTATCAAACGTTCCTTGTCCATTATAACCCGAAGTTCCATAATTTAGATTCTCACCTCTTTTTGATTTGATATTGCTTTTTTCGTTCGAATCAGTAATTTCTGAAGTGAAAATTCTTGGTAACTCCATCACACCCAATTTCAAAAGGAACTCTTTCAAAATTAGTTTCTCTTTTTCTTCTGTTACAAATGTGTAGTAATCGTCTATATGTACAAATTTTGAGTCAGGCTTTGTTTCAAAATATTTTAGTAAGTCTTCAGAAGGAAAATATAAATCTTGCGGTTTTCCTCTGAATATTTTTTCGCTTTCATTTGTCTTATTTCGAACAAAATATTTGTCTTTTATCAAGCTAATAAAATCTTCAGGTCTTCCTTCATCTTTCCAATATTTGAAAAATTTCCTAAAATGAGGTAATGTGTCAATTCCTTCCATTGTGTCATATAATGGCAATATATGATTGTAGATTTCATCTTTCAAACTCGGTTTCTTGATTCCAAAGATTTCAATAAATTCTTTCGTCTTTTCGTTTTTTAGTAATTCGGGGTCAATAGTTTTGTAATGTGAATTTACTTCCTCAAATGGCAAAAATAAAATACTGTGTAATTCTCCGTTTTTTCTCTCAAATGCAGCAACCGCATTTCCTTGTGTATCCTTAAAAATTGGTTTTGTTTTGAATTTGTCTTGGTAAGATTTTCTTTCAGACAAATATTCGTAAAACGTATGTAGCCATTCAATTGATTGGTTTTTAATAAAATTAATTGTTATCAAATCAGCAATTTTATTTTCAAAGTCCATACTTGATTTTATCAAATTAGGTTCTTTTCTGCTAGGCCTTTCAGAACCACCGTCTATGTAATCCGTGATTTCTTTGTCTTTTGTTCTTCCTATTGTTGAGAAAACCCACTTAGCATTTTGATTTATGACCAATTCTGCAAGCTGTTCGTTAGAAAACAAGTTTGCCAAATCGGGTGAATCTGCCCAATAAGCGTTTTTCTTATAGGCAAAAGTATTGTCTTTTGCAGGTAGTATTTCTTCTGTTTTGAATGTTTGCTTTGCTTTATCATAAAACCCATTAAAAAATCCATCGTGTCCGTATTTTATATTTTTGTATGGAATAATCTCAAGAATTTCATCATCAATCAATTTTAATTCTTTTAGAATTAGTAAGCTGTCGGCAGCAAGTTGCGAAAGCAACTCGCACATCTCAGAATTGTGATTTTCAGATTGTTTAATACTTTCTCGGCTGTCAGTTAATAGGAACGGGGCGTGAATAATAAAATTCAGGTTTGTAGTTTCTTTTGTTGGAAAGAAACAAAACGCAGGAAGTTGTTTTGGGGTTAGCCTCTCTTTTTCGTCAAGAAAAAAGCCAATAGAATATGAATGATTTTCTTTTGTGGAACGAGTAAATAGATATAATTTCTCTTTGGTTTGTTCTGATTTTATTTGCCGATAGAGTTCGATTTTTTCGTAAGTGATGTCGTCAGTTTGTTTTTGTTTGTTAGCTTTTTTGGTGTATTCGCCTGTTTCATTATCAGCGTTCCATTTTACTTCTTGTAAGTTGGATAAAAACAAAGTAGGAAAAACTAATTTTTTCAACTTCTCTAAAATGTCTGAATGTGCTTTTTCTTCGGACATTTCGGCTTTGTTGAACGGAAAGTAAAAAACGGTTTCCTCCTTTTGTCGGTCAGATAAATCGCTTTCCAATTTTACAGGAATAATAAATCGGTCTATTTTAAATTGAAAATTTGGGTCGTATATATATGGTGTTTCGGTGTATTGAAAAACTGCTTTAAAACCTACTCCAAATTTTCCGATTGATGATTCTGTCTTGTTGCTGTTGGCAATGGCTGTAATTGAGTTTATATGTCCAAGTGTATTGTTTTTTTTGTCTTCATCTTCAGTTTCAGGATTGGAAACACTAAAAAGTATTTTTCCGTTGTGTATGAAATATAAACCGTCAGATGTTAATTTAAACAAAGATTTAGTCGCTTTTGCGTCATTTGCATTTTGCAGAAGTTCGTAAATAAAATGAGCCTGGTCGCTGTATTTTTCAACAACACTGTTTTTTATTCCACGCATAGAGGGTTTTTCAAGTGTTTTTGCACTGTCCTCTCTGTCTTTTGCGAGTTTGTCAAACCAAATTTGGTGTTGTTCCGCCATTTCTTTTCGTCTGTAATTTTTGTTTTTACTCTCTGTATAGTTGGTGTCACTGAAAACTGACCGGTAACGCCGGTCTGTGAAAAAATCGGTAACAAAAATACAATAATATTTTAAATAGTGACTAAAAGTACACAGTTTTAGACTATCCTATACTTACCAGGATATCCCTCCTATCGGAGGTAACTTGTCTGTCCTGATAGCGGTATGAGTGCTGATAAACTGATGTGCAATTTATAGATACGTAAGTTGAGCATCCCGATTTTTCAGTATTGGATAGATTGCAAATCAGCAAAATGCCTTTGATTTGAAGGCAGATTTCTTAAAAATCGGGTATTTAGTGGTTTTTGAGTGATTGTGCAACAGTTACCCTTGTTGGCGGTATTGTTTTTATACTGATATTACTTTGCCCTCATTTTATTCCCTTTTGCTTCGTGTGTTACTTCTGCAAGTCCAAGAGCTTCCATTAGTGGTGGAATATACATTCCGAAGCGACCACGAAGTCCTTTTTTCAGTCCATACCAACCGCCAACCGGATTATTTTCTGAACGACCCCATGCTTCAACAGTTCCGTCTTTTGCAGGTTTTTGTTCGTCAGCACTTCCAAGTTCCATCCAGTCGCCATGTTTTTTAAGCATTGCATGAAGGTCATCTAAACATCGGATGTCGTACAGCAGAACGGTTTTCCCAACCGTGCAGACTAACACTTTTTTACCATCTTTTTCGTCAACATGCATTGTAAACTCACTTGATAAAGGCGGTGTTTTTAGTGCCATTGGTTTTTCTTTTGTACCGATTTCGTAAGCCATAATATTCTGATTTAGTTGGTTATTTCTTTTCAGCTTAATTTTTCCTGACTTTGACAGTTAAATGAGATAACCCGTTAATAATCAATGATAATAAGAAATAAGAAACCGCAATTGTAGTGGCAACTTTTTTTCTTAGGCTATTGTTTTTAAGACAATATGCTTACATTTGCGGTATGTTTGTAAAAGCCACTAAATCTAAAAACCATACGTATATTCAGTTAGTGGAATCTTTTCGTGAAGGAAAGACTACCAAGCACAAGGTAATTGCCAACTTTGGTCGCCTTGACCAGTTGCGTGATTCAGGATTCCTACTATCAGTTGGGCAGAAATTGCTGTCATTGAATAACACGCCTTGCATTGGGGCAGAGAATTTGCAGGAAACTGCACGCTTCTGTTATGGTCATTTGGTCTATAAAAAAGTATGGGAGCAACTTGGCATCGGAGAAATTATCAAAAAATGTGCTAAGGGAACAAGGATAAAGTTCGATATAGAAGAGGTGATTTTCTATTGTGTGATTCATCGTCTGTTGAAAAGCAAATCAAAACATCAAGCATTTAAAGATCAGAAATTGTTTTATGGGCAGGAAACATAATTGGGTTGCAAGAAATTTACCGAAGTTTAGATTTTTTGTGTGATAAAAAGCAGGCAATTGAGACACAACTGTTTTACCATAAAAAGGCGTTTATGCTAAGCCCATCAAGTTGCTTTTTATGATGTAACGAATTATCACTTTGAGACAAACAGAGCAGATGCTTTACGCGAATTTGGGTTTAGCAAAGCTGGAAAGTTTAATGAAGTACAAGTGGTGATGGGCTTATTTATAGATAGCACAGGCAGACCGATAGGCTACGATCTTTTTCCTGGTAATACTTTTGATGGTCAGACGATGGTAGATGCGCTGAAAATGTTAGAAAAGCAGTTTAATATAAGAAAAGTCATTGTAGTAGCCGACAAAGGTCTCAACTCGAAAGAAAATTTTAATTTAATACGTCAAGCGGGCTATGACTACATTGTTAGTGCCCGCTTAAAATCGATGCCCCAAAAGTTGGTACAAAAGATTTTGGCAACCAATGATATGGAGACAAAGACTGTGTGCGAGGATACGGGTGAAGTAACATTTAGCTGGAAAGTGTTGGATTACGAAACAACCTACAGCGATGCCAATACAAAGAAACAAAAATTGCAAGATAAACTCCTAATTACTTGGAGTGCCAAAGGGCAGCCAAAGACGCAAGAGACAGGGAAAGACAAATACAAAAAGCAAAAGTCAAATTAGACAACGGAGCGGACTTGCAAAACAAAAAGGGGGCTAACCGATTCCTGAAAATGGCGGAGAGTACCAATACAAAAGCTGCTGAAATAGACCAAGAACGAATAGATGAAGATGCAAAATGGGATGGTTACTACGGCATACAGTATAGTAAAACGGATATGACGAACGAAGAAGTCTTGGCAAACTACCATCAATTATGGAAAATAGAAGAAAGTTTCCAGGTATTGAAGACCACCCTATCCACTCGACCAATTTTTCATTGGACACCCAAAAGGATAAAAGGACATTTCATGACCTGTTTTTTAGCATTCATGCTCGAACGGACGGTGGAACTAACCCTAAAGTTTGCAAACATCAACTTAAGTCCATGCAGTATTAAAGAAGAACTCAATCAAATGCAATTGTCTGAACTAACAATTGATGATAAAAAGTACTTGCTGAAAGGTGCTGACACAGCATTAACCAACAAAATCCTTTCGGCATTTCGTATCCCTCCGTTCAAAGACTTAGCTCCAGCGAACTAAATAACCCGTTTTGTAGTGGCAACTATGCCATTTTGAGGAAACTTAACTCGCTGATTATCAATGGTTTGTGAAATTTAACTGTCAAAGTCAGGAGGCGGTGTTTTTAGTGCCATTGGTTTTTCTTTTGTACCGATTTCGTAAGCCATAATATTCTGATTTAGTTGGTTATTTCTTTTCAGCTTAATTTTTTAGTCGTTTGCAATTATACAAATGATTTATCCAAAGAAGGCATCTTTTTAGCAAACAAAGGAAATAAATGTCCACCAATTTTATTTGTATTAGTGCAGTTGGTTTAGACGTTGAAAGTTGGTATCAATTTGTACTCCCTTTCACCTGTTACATTTCAACACCCGGAACGTTTCTTCACTCTGACTCCGCTTCCTTAACAAATAGTTTGAACCCCCTTTTTGAGTTAAGTAATGATTAGAGAGATATCTATTCTCCATGTAAAATTTTACAATCAAAGTTAAATATTGTTGAATTCCGTTTCAGATATTTTTCTGAACTGATCAGCAACTCTAAAACCGCTTTTGGGTCGGCTTGTATGTCAACTCTTACAAAAGTTTTTCTCCTTTGCGTTTTTTTGA
This is a stretch of genomic DNA from Sphingobacteriales bacterium. It encodes these proteins:
- a CDS encoding helix-turn-helix transcriptional regulator gives rise to the protein MKKQGLKTYSLDEITEKHIGKRGTLKRESFENELRLDLLGEAIRQARLERNLTQEELGRLVGVQKAQISKLENSLTDARFETIIKVFKALNAKISFNVELHNQTVKLA
- a CDS encoding type II toxin-antitoxin system RelE/ParE family toxin, producing the protein MCLQIKGILLICNLPNTENSGSSAKARFSNDKELFRKLSDEIWEFRTLFNKTHYRLFAFWDKSEKTDTVVISTHGLIKKIDKTPQSDLDKAERLRKKYFKLKDKKK
- a CDS encoding AAA family ATPase; this encodes MAEQHQIWFDKLAKDREDSAKTLEKPSMRGIKNSVVEKYSDQAHFIYELLQNANDAKATKSLFKLTSDGLYFIHNGKILFSVSNPETEDEDKKNNTLGHINSITAIANSNKTESSIGKFGVGFKAVFQYTETPYIYDPNFQFKIDRFIIPVKLESDLSDRQKEETVFYFPFNKAEMSEEKAHSDILEKLKKLVFPTLFLSNLQEVKWNADNETGEYTKKANKQKQTDDITYEKIELYRQIKSEQTKEKLYLFTRSTKENHSYSIGFFLDEKERLTPKQLPAFCFFPTKETTNLNFIIHAPFLLTDSRESIKQSENHNSEMCELLSQLAADSLLILKELKLIDDEILEIIPYKNIKYGHDGFFNGFYDKAKQTFKTEEILPAKDNTFAYKKNAYWADSPDLANLFSNEQLAELVINQNAKWVFSTIGRTKDKEITDYIDGGSERPSRKEPNLIKSSMDFENKIADLITINFIKNQSIEWLHTFYEYLSERKSYQDKFKTKPIFKDTQGNAVAAFERKNGELHSILFLPFEEVNSHYKTIDPELLKNEKTKEFIEIFGIKKPSLKDEIYNHILPLYDTMEGIDTLPHFRKFFKYWKDEGRPEDFISLIKDKYFVRNKTNESEKIFRGKPQDLYFPSEDLLKYFETKPDSKFVHIDDYYTFVTEEKEKLILKEFLLKLGVMELPRIFTSEITDSNEKSNIKSKRGENLNYGTSGYNGQGTFDKVIDGCKEILKSIDNYKSYLLWNILGKLKLTSLDGVHKYFYYSQQYQSFESTTLALLKKRKWLLSNRGEFVAPSEITVNELADGYEKNVELERLLGFKPTVILTETERIAQKFESEEEAEEARKALEEKREKEKRKAERKTSRTNTEVDTDDLEGAIESLENLSESVLKPKTEIEKTNTLPDFDEVEELAKGIEDLKKQLEIKKSRVGLANKINNSVKYSYDWFKAYLQLLTTYGEKQDTQKQKSISFQEIKPYKADNKYFLLCGASSYISPEIENADDLKVSLVFGNGKRENLTVEGVSKKGQDLLIYCREPLSSNTLSRLSNIFKVEIIFTPIIDLLERLYKSFTNNKYIDEWQDIQEAMPSLNFIYGPPGTGKTTTLCNNINDILAENSNAKFLVLTPTNKAADVVCKKLQDINPDIYTVRLSRPTDPELEESGIYVDTLDNKSLLNINVVTSTIHRLPYFEINGEKDGENFEYKLFKHRSFDYVIFDEASMTGLHYITFAIMALFKTNPNTNFIIAGDPKQIPPVIEIDEKELENFDFQDENIYKMMNLESFDPEEQTIRKNDTIQNLDTQFRSIPQIGQLFSELSYSSLLKHDRKTNRKESKQLPEKFKSLISENVTFVDIPLNQDNSIYKLNKLFYSSYHTYCAILVSEIVRYFDAINEYEQWTIGLIAPYKAQAILLNKLITSYGISENVKVLSDTVHGFQGDECDIVFFVCNPNNYFYSGHEKALLSKEYIYNVAISRAKDYLIVLHPYTTIQNNNFINKIGLSYKNNFGNAKILNAKDIEKTLFNDENYIENNSYVSGHDNVNVFGLSEMKYFIKSNDTAIDIQLRELKEHKTNGLTVESDFKQTELVKQND
- a CDS encoding IS1634 family transposase, with the protein product MECQRAAKDARDRERQIQKAKVKLDNGADLQNKKGANRFLKMAESTNTKAAEIDQERIDEDAKWDGYYGIQYSKTDMTNEEVLANYHQLWKIEESFQVLKTTLSTRPIFHWTPKRIKGHFMTCFLAFMLERTVELTLKFANINLSPCSIKEELNQMQLSELTIDDKKYLLKGADTALTNKILSAFRIPPFKDLAPAN